The genomic interval GTCAGTGTATCAATAACAATTTGTTTTTCATTTAACTCTGTCTGATCGATTGTAAGGACATCTTCATAATTGAGGAGCTTGCGTAACTGGCTACCCATCATCGGGCCCGACTCATTGATATGAGCATAGCCCGCATGAATGATAAACCTGGATTTCGGATTGGCACGGATAATAGCAAGAATGTTTTTCGCCTGTTGTTCCTCCCTTAATGATGTAAATACACTTTGTATTACTTCTCCTTTCTCATTTTTTATGATCGATGCAGAGTCCCTGGGTTGATAACTAATATACTTCATCGAGCCATTTTTGTCAAGCAGGACGCTATCATCCCATGTAGCCCGTGCCAGATACTCATAGGCCCTGACCTTATAACCCTTCTTTGCCGCATACCTGATCAGCGAGGCATAAGTCGGTTCATTCAGAAAGACGCCTTCACCTTTTACAGGATAAGTTCTTTTATCTAACTGGTTATTGGGCTGGATGCCTTCCGCGAGGAAAACATTATAACCCTGCTGATATAAGGCGCTTAAAAGCGATTTAGTAAAAAGTCTATGCTGCGGGCGGTAATGAGCTTCATTGATCAATATGATCCGATGTTTCGCAGCCTCTCTGAGAATGAATTCGCGGGCATCAAGGACATGCTTGTTATACAGCGTAATTCGAATAGGTGCCTTTGGCGTACCGATCGAATCTTCATATACCATACTTTCATGGTAATATCCCGCAACTGACAACGTGGTCAGATTCATTTCTGTAGCATAAGGAGCCCTGTTGTTCCTCGCGATAATAGAGTCCGCAAAATCATAGCTGGAATTGCCCGATTCGTGCTGATCTGCTGATAATGAAATGATAAGACAAAGAAGAGGAATGATAGCGAATTTCATGGGTGTAGCTTATATTTGAAACGTGAACAGATATATTCAGACTGGTTGTTTTTCATAATACAGTACCAAACGACCTTCTGACTTTGGGTAATAACACCATTATCAACAACATAGAAAAATATCCCGTGATCGTGAAATCCGTTTAAGATCAGGAAATAAGGCAATAGTCGCTATGCGTTGCATGAATTGAGGATGTTAGCCGATAATCGTGAGTAATCTTAGAAATTAACGGACCGGCTATTGAAATAGTATATTTTCGGTAATACTTTTTATATATATTATATAAGGTATAGACTTTAAAACATTCAAATGGTTAATCAACACCTATATTATACGACTTCACGATCAGGCACTTAAAATGCAAAAACCGCCTGGAGAGCGGTTTTTGCATTTTAAGCTATTTTAACACATTTCACAAGTATTTAATATTCAATTCAACCTGGTTCGGTTAATGAACCAATTTTCAACATCCCCCCTTGCCGGGTATGGCATAGATCACGTTGCCTGAAAACAATAAATTGAAAACCTTATCTCCTACAGCAGGAAGTAGTAATTCCCATGTCTTCCCCTTGTCTGATGATCTGAAAATGCCGTCACGATGAACACAAATGAAGTTTTCACCAACCGGGATAATTGAAACCGCGGAGGCTTTCACATTAGGACGATCATTCCAGGTCCGCCATATTGAATCATCAACGACATTGTCCCGAAGGTCGGCGCTAATCAGCTGCCAGGTTTTACCGCCGTCATGGGATGTCCTTAACCTCCTGGTATTCGACGCCGGATCAGAAGTGATAGCAGCGAATCCACCTTTGATCTGTTTTACATCCCAGGCCACATCGCCTTCAGTACTCACCACCGCCCAGTTTTCGCCATTATCGGTCGATCTTATTATCCCTCCCGTACTGATCGCCAGCAGCACACCATTCGCCTCTGCAAGATGCCCTACCAGGCTTCCGGTATGGACATGCTTCCAGGTCTTTCCGTTGTTAGCCGTTTTAAAAAAACCTTTGTCCGTGCCGATGAAAATTGCACCTCCGGCAGTCTCAAAAGTGCTGCGTATCCGTGGCTCAGCAAAAAGTTCGAATACCGGCGACCATATACTCGTTCCGTCTGCTTTTTTCAAATTTATACCCCAGTATTTGCCGACAACTCTCCCGGACTTACCTGCGGCAATGCCGCTATACTCATAAGGGAAAATCTCTTTGGCCCAAAAAGGAGCTGTGGCATTAGGCGCATTGTGATAGAATCCGTTCTCAACCTTTAAGTACAGTCCTTTATCATTTGCAAAGAAGCCATTTCTCTGGACACCACCCTCCAGCAAATTTTCGGGCAACCCTTTGCTGATGTCCTGCCAGCTTTGTCCGCCATCTGTAGATTTAAAAACGACCTTTCCAGTTCCTGCCTTCTCTTTTTTTGGGTCCGGATGCCTATCCGGGAGAAGGGAAGATGAGAGAACCGTGAAAAGGAGCAAAAAGGCAAGGATATAAGAATTCATCGCTATATTTTTTTTTGGTGAGCAATGATGCAAAGCTATCTGTCCTCAACTACCTCAAAGCCTTTTAGCGGTAAAACGTTGTAAAAGATGCGTAAAACGTTTGTAAAACCGACTAAAACCGGGGGCTATTGGTGTATTTTGCACACATGAAGCCATTTATTCTATTCGGATCTTCCATCATAATCACTTTTATTTTAATTTCTGTTGTTGCCTCGATCAATAAAAAAGATGAGATTCCTGAGAAGCATTTAGAAATTGTGTTACGTAATATAGGACATCAGCTTTTGCTCTCAGCTAAAGATTCTTCGTCCCGGGTGCTGCCAGTTAAGAAATTAAATGAAAATACCTACCAGATCTCCTTTCAAAATGACTTCGGGGTTATTTCCGATACACTCATCAATTTAGTTCAACGAACATTTCAAAAAAGCGCCCTGGCAAACAATTATATAGTAAGCCTAAAGAATTGTAAACCAAAGGAAACTGTCCTCGCATTCGAAATAAACAGGCAGGCTGGCAATCTCACACCTTGCCGGGGGCGTAAGCTTCAGGTTGGTTGTTATGTCGTTGAAATTGAATTTTTTAAGAAAACTACGTTTAATTACTTCTTGTTGTTGCCATTAATTATTCCTTTGAGTGCTGTTGGATTTTATGTAAAAAATAAGTTCCGGAAAGAAGAGGAACAAGTAGCGATCCCCGATAATAATGATTACCTGCAACTAGGAAACTTTAGGTTCTACGCAGATAATAACGTGCTGAAAACTGAGGATAAAAGCATTACGCTCTCGGAAAAAGAGACCAAAGCACTACAAATATTTGCAGAAAATATGAATCAGGTCGTAGAAAGGGAAAAACTGATGAAAGAGATCTGGGAAGACAAAGGCCTGGTGGTCATCAGTAGAAATGTGGATGTATTGGTGTCAAAATTACGTAAGAAACTGACCGACGATCACTCTATTAAATTTATTAATGTACCTGGCAGGGGCTACAAATTCATTATTGAGTAGATACACTTTCTCCCCTTTTTTAGAATGCCTTTTTCCAGACATATGACATAATTAAAACCATTTCCAACCTGTTTGCGGGAACGAACTCTTCCCGCCGTTAACCCTATACGATACCTCCATTTAAAGAATTAGTACCTTTGCAAAATGTCACACAGTGTATATTTAGTTAATACCAGCTCCCTTTCAGGAAAAGACAGGAATGATATAATGATGATGGAATGGGGGTATGAGATGCCACTATTATTACAACCTTTATTAATAAGTGGAGGCATTATTGAAGATGACATTCTATACTATAATGCCAAATCCGGTATTGAAAACCTGAAAAGGTTCTACAACTTCCTGGATACTTCCAAATCTCTTATTAGCAATAAAAGCATTTTTACAGCATGTAAAAATAAGCTATTTAAATACCTGGAGGGTCTGGAACATGCTTACTTTAGCCTGAATGCCCGTGACGTATTCAATATGGATGAGGCGCCACATAACGAACAGGCGGCTATCTGGCTGGCAGATATTGCGTATAACAATGCTATGATCACCCGTGCCATGGACAACAACGACATATCCCTGCTGCGTTACGACAAGCTTAAACATGTAAGCATGGCTTTTCACTCATTTGCTGAACTGCTGAACTACCCGGACTATTCTTATGGATGGGGACATATCAATGAAGATGTGCGAAAGGAAGAAATTTACTATGAGAACGGGTTATGGGGATTGAAAAACGCTGAAGGAGAAGTATTGTTGAGCGCTCAATTTGATGACTTTTATGAATTCAGTGAGCAGGGTATTGCCGTGGTAATGAAGGATCAGAAATATGGCTATGTACGCAGATCAGGTGAGATCATAGTTACCCCGGAATGGGATGAGGCCTATGATTTTGATCATTCTTATCTGGCGATTGTTCAGCGCAATGGTCTTTTGGGACTGATCAATCCTTCGGGAAAAGTTGTTGCAGCACCAATATATGAAAACCTTAACAAAGTTGGTTACAATGGTCATTACATTGCACAGAAGAATGGAAAATGGGGTGTACTCGGGGAAGATGCAAAAGTGATCATCGATTTTAAATATGAAAAAATAGAATTACTGCATGACAATGTATTCATGCTTCTGAAAGATGGTTTTTACAGCCTTACCGAAAACGGCGAGCAGTTCGACCTGATAGTACGTAAAGCCCCTCATCAGGGCTTTGCCTGGGCAATCAAGGACAAGAAAGTTTACCTGGTTGATAAATATGGAATATCAAGAGCAAATAAAGACCTGGTACAACAGGATGCTGAAAGTGATGGCTACAGTTTATATTATGATGAGGTAGTGCGTGAGAGGCTACTGGCATACACAAAGACGCCTGATGAAGAAACTGTTATAGATGCCTACACGCCGGTTGAAGAATTGTATAATATTGGTGTAGATGCCTATAACAGACAGGATTACCAGTCAGCCATCTATCACTACACGCTTGCTGCTGAAAAAGGATACGGTTATGCGATGAACAACCTCGCGTATATTTATTACATGATTGACGGATATGTAGATAATGACAGCGCATTTTACTGGTATGAGAAGGGAGCTGCTGCGGGCAATACAAATGCCCTCAATGGATTGAGCCTGTGTTATCAGAATGGCATAGGAACTGCCCCTGATATAGAAAAAGCCATTGACCTGTTGCAGCAAGCAGCGGAGGACGGGCTGGCAGCGGCACATAATAACTTAGGATTTCTACTTATTGATACAGATCCCGGGCAGGCACTATACCACTATCATCAGGCAGAGGAACTTGGAGAACCGGATTACGGTAGCCTGGGATACCTGTATGAAGAAAACGGGGATTTTGAAACCGCTCTTCGTTACTACCGGAAAGATGAGTCCGAATTTGGCGCGTTCAATCAGGGAATTTTTTACCTGAGAGGATTAGGGACAGCAAAAGACGTAAAAGCGGCAATAGGATACTTTGAAACAGCAGCAGACGGCGGTTATGCCTGGGGACATATTGAACTGGCACGAATATACCTGTCTGAAGAAGGCTTTATCGATAAGGATCTTGCAAAGGCACATATTTCAGCGGCAGAAAAAGCAGGTCTTGAAATCCCTGATGAATTATTAACGTAATACAAGGTTGCATTTCCCTTTTCCCACATTGGCCTTAATTATGTCGACTCAGGGCTTTGTCAATCGTATACACTCCTTATCATCTCCGTCAGGTCTATGTGTTCATACATAATGCATAGAGGATGGCCTAATCTAAACAAGCCCACTTGTCTAGGACAGGGGCTTGTATATAATTAGAACGGCGTATACCTGATTTACACTAATATCTCTACCTCTTCGGGGACAACAAACAGCAAAGTGCAACCTGTTGTTGTTGTAACAGCATGTTTGAAGTTGGGCGGAGTATATAAATAGTCCCCTTCCGATAATACTGCATTCTCAAAAGTAGCCTCTCCACTTAATACATATACTTCCTCACCTGCCGGGTGGTTATGATACGGATAAGAAGCTCCTGGTTCAAATTTTAACAGAATGGTCGTTGATCGTTCCTTCAGTTGATCATAATGAAGGGATATTACCGAGATGCCCTTATAATGCACACCTTTTTCAACTAACGGTTGCCATTCCTTTTGCGCTTTTCTCACAATATGATCATTAATATCAGTACTGATGGCAGTATTTTTCATAATTGTATATTTATTTAGTTAGTAATTGGTCAACGCTCAACTTGTAATAGGGAATAGTAGCCAGCAGGAATGCGCCGGCGCTAAACACAAATACGGAATAATCCAGCGGTTCTTTTATACCATATGATAAGGTCATGGCAAGTGCAAACAGGAGCGTTAATAAGGCGGCGCACAATGCAGCATAATTTGTCTTAAAGCCAATGAGCAGCATGACGCCCAATGTGAGCTCCAAAATGGTGCTTGTAACAGCCAGTAGCGGTATCAGGCTGTGAGGTATAAAAGAATTTACCTGTGCTGTGTAGTCTAAAAACTTGTTCCAGCCGGAGGAATGCCGGCCCCATAGCCCTAACCTGCTTGCAACCGCCGACAAAAATCCGGCTGATAATGCACATCGTAGCGATAAGGATGCAATGTCTTGTAGCATGTTCATGATGAATGATTTAACGCTACAAAGATGACACCCGGAGGAGGACTAAAGAATAGAGAATCCTGAGAAAAGCATGTAATATTTATACAGGGTATTGGCTGGGGGATATACCCGTCTGTTTTTTAAAGAAGTTGGAGAAATAAAACGGATCATTAAAGCCGAGTTTATAGGCGACCTCCTTTACTGACAGGTCTTCATATGTCAGGAGCCTTTTGGCCTCAGAGGTGATCAGGCCATAAATAACATGCTGTGCCGTCTTTCCGGCATGGATCTTTGAAAGCTCGTTCAATTTCATGTCGGTAGTGCCGAGCAGCTGGGCAAATTTCGAAACGGGGTAATTATGTTCGAAATTATCCCTTACAGCTTCCAGGAATTTCAAAAACAAGGCATTGGGTTTCCAGATTTCGTCACCCCGATCAACTTTGGCCCGGTTGATAGATACCAGTATTAACTTAATACGCGCATGAACCGAAATAAGGTATTGATAGGGCTGTTCAATTAACTCCGCTTGTATAAGGCGGAGTTCCTGCCCCACCACATTACTGTCCACCGTAATAACCTCGTTCATAGCAAAATGACAGAATAGTCCATTATGGAAAATGAGTTCAATGTCATTATCGTCTTTCCCAAAATAATCTAACGTAAACTCAAGTATAAAGCCTTTTGCAGACGAGGCACCGTTAAACCTGTGAATCTGTCCGGAGGTTATCGTAATGACCTGGCCACTATTTAAAGAAAACTCCTTCTCATCAACTGTCATGTTTACTTTGCCGGTCTCACAATACACCAGCACATACTTCATGACGCGTCTTGGACTTTGCAAATCAGGAATGCTGTCGAAATCCTTTATATCAACCATTACGAACTGTTTATAGTTAGCACCGGAGCACCGATATTGGCATATCGGAGGCTTACAACCAGCTTCATCCAAATATAATATAATGTCGCATACCTATTTATTAATTAAATGCGGCCCTGAACTCCAAGGGCGATTGCCCGGTCTTACTTTTGAACAGCCTGCTGAAGGATTGCGGATGCTCAAAGCCTAATTGGTAGGCCACCTCGCTAACGGTCATCTTTGTGGTCAGGAGCAGTTCTTTAGATTTTTCAATCAGTTTCTCATGAATATGTTGCTGGGCGTTTAACCCGGTGAGTGACCGCAGCATATCACTTAAATAGTTAGGTGTATAGTTCAGTTGCTGAGCGAGGTATTGTACGGTAGGCCCGCCGTCATATATCGCCTTTTCCTCCCTGAAGTAAGCGTTTAAAAGTTCCTCGAATTGCTGCAGCAGATCGCTGGTGGCTGCCCGCCGGGTAATAAATTGTCGCTTGTAAAACCGCCTGGCATAACTGAGCAGCAGCTCGATCTGTGCAATTACCACTTCGTGGCTGAAGTCGTCTATCCGGTTATTTAGCTCTTCCTGAATGATGTTAAAAACAGCTGACACAGTTGTTCTTTCCTGTTCGGAAAGGTGCAGCGCTTCATTCGTAGCGTAGGAAAAGAACCCGTATTGTTTAATCTTGGCGGCAAGCGGGAAACCCTGGAGAAAGTCCTGGTGGAAGATCAGCGAATAGCCCTCATTTCCCTTGTAATTGGCAGTACTGCCTACTATCTGGTTAGGCGCGGTAAATACCATACTCCCTTCGTCAAAGTCATAATAGCCCTGGCCGTATCTGAATTTACCGGCTAACTTCCGGATAAATGTGATTTTGTAAAGGGTAGTTACATAGCGAACTGGCAAGCGGCTCAGATTGATCCGCTCGTCCCTTGTGTCCAGTAAACTGATCAGCGGGTGAGCAGGTCCGGGAATACCCAGCAAACGGTGGATCTCCGTTATAGATTCCAGTTTATCAATTTTGGGCATATTGCTTTTCATGCTGTAAGATACTAAATATGACCGGAGCCTTTCCTCAACCGGTCATATTTAGTGTTTAAATAAAGTGATAATGATAATGGGTAACCTGATGCTATATCACCATGGCAAGGGTCCTTCAGGTCCGGTAAAACCTCCTGTCGGGCCGTCTGTTTCCAGTGCTACACGGATCGGCTCCCGTGAACCAACTTCCAGGCTGTCTGTTCCCTGGAAATTATTCAGTGCAGTGGCTGTAAAGCCGGGGCTTACCGCATTGACCTTAATGTTTTCTTTTTCCAGTTCCAGGGAAAAGGCAAGCGTAACTGCATTAAGTGCGGTTTTGGATGCAGCATACACTATTCCGAAACTATCCCGTGCCCAACACTGAGGATCAGATATCCAGGTTAATGAGCCCAGCCCACTGGATACGTTGACGATACGTGCAGACGCCGATTTACGCAATAAGGGCAAAGCAGCCTGAGTAACTGCAATAACACCGAAAACGTTGGTTTCCCATACCGTGCGTACTTCGTCTAAAGATACATTTACGGCCCGCCCTGTGAGCATGAGTTCCTCCACGCCTTTAGGGATTGTTCCGCCATGTGATATGCCTGCATTATTTACCAGCAGGTCCAGGCGGCCATACTCGCTACCTATGCGTTCTACTGCCGCATCAATGGTTTGTTGCCGGGTAACGTCCAACTGAATAGCTTTTGCATTTTCTCCTATTTCGGCAGCAGCCTTTTCGCCATTTTCCATTTTACGCGACCCTACATATACAATATAACCATTGGCGACGAGCGCCCTGGCGATCTCATTCCCGACGCCCTGGTTAGCGCCAGTGACAAGCGCAACCGGCCTGATCGATGATGTTGTTTGATTTTCCATTAAATATTTGATTAACTGTCTGATGCAAAGGTCCACATTGCACATTTTGCACCCGTAACCAAATCAAGGATACTTGTAACTGAAATGAAACAAAAATTGATGATGCCTGACTGTTTGACTTTAACTATTGAATAGCTTGCTGAAAGATTACGAATTCCCGCGGATAGGGAGGGTTTATATGAAATAGGTTTGGGAAGAATGAATTAATACTGTAATTTAATATTGTATTCAAACCAATAGTTGCCCTTGCAATACACTCCCTGCGACATATTGAAACCCTTTATCAGGAATTATTCCGTAATCACCATCGACAAGGATATCAACAATGAAATTTTCTATCCAAGTGGATACGTAGATTTCATTGTTAAAATGCCAGATGGTAATGCCGCCACCATTATCGGCGGACAATACCGGGACACGCCTGCATTTGAATTACTAGGGCATCTGACAGTTCCGACCAGGTTGAATGCAGCCAAAGGAACTACAATACTGATAGCCAGAATGTATCCTTATGCATGTGCTGTATTCTTCCCAAATCCAATTACGGATTTTACCAATTCAGCTACCAATCTGCTGGATGTGTATGCCAGAGATTTGCGGGATCTCTATGAAGTAATGATGAGTAAAGTCTCAATTGGCCAACAGATAGATCTGATCGAATCCTTTTTTATTGAAAAACTAAAAAAGCATGAGAAGAAACAACAAAAGGTTCAGCAGCTATCCCTGATCTGCCGGCATATACTGAGCACAGGTGAAGGCTTCGATCTTAATCAGCTGTCATCTACACTCGGGCTTTCCAAAAGATATATTCAAAAACAGTTCTTTGAAATGGTGGGCCTGACACCAGGTACACTGTACGCATCTTACCGTTTCAATAGAAGTTTACGGCAAATACTTTCTACAGACGTATCGCTTACCTCGATTGCCTATGAATGCGACTACTACGACCAGGCCCACTTTATCAAAGAATTCAGAAAATTTACCGGCATCACACCGCTCCAGGTGAGGCGCACACTTATTAAAAATGGAGATGACTTTCAGAAAGCCGTAAATATTGGATTATAAATCTACTTTGACACCGGCTTATTGCTGCTGAACATATCCCTATGCATTTTTAAGCCATCAGCAGTGTTTTTCCAAACCACCATCACCTTACCTTCGTCCAGTTTATTTCCGTTAAGGTCTGTCATTTCATAATAGCTTTCCTCTGTAATGAATGTGCTGGCATCACCATACAAATGTTGTATAGTGAATTTGACATGCACTTTAGGGCCATCTTTAAAGAATTTCGCGATATTTTCTTTTCCGCATACAGGTGCTGAATTGGGAGGCAGCAGACAGGCATCGTCTGTGTATCTGGTGAGGATTGAACCATCATTCTTATTTGCCAGGTCAGCATAGATGGCATTGCTGGCTTCGATCGCTTTACGGGCTTGCTGCAAGGGATCAGTATTGGTTTGGGCTTTGGAAATTAGTGTTATTGCCATCAGCATAGCCAGGGCGAGTACGTTCTTCATAAATTATTATTTCCAACAAAGAAAAAGCGTTCGAAGAAACCAAAATTGTAAAAAAGCGCACATGGCCCCTCACCTATTCCATCTAAGTTCATCCAATGGGAATTTCAGATCTTACTTAATCAATCTCTTAAGTAAACTATCGAATGTCACTTTATCTTTTACTACATCGCTAAAAAACACATCATCCACTTGCTGAACAATACGATATGCCTCTCTTAGGGCCGCTATACCTTTATCGGTCATCTTTAATTGCTTCGCACGACTGTCGCCGGGATCTTTTACTCTTTCTATGATCTGTTTTTCTTCCAGAGCCGCCAATACCTTAGAGGTCATCATTTTATCAGTATTAGCGTAATCTGCTAACTGCTGCTGGGTGACTGCCTGCTTTTTCTTAGTCAACCAATAGAGACCCGCCATCAGAGAGAATTGAGTGAGTGTAAGCCCCACCTTTCCAAGTGCCCTGTTCATGCTTAACTGCCATTGCATCGTAACCTGCCAAAGCAGGTACCCGCTATTTTCTTCCGGTTCAATGTAGGAGAATATCTCATCCTGTGTATCCATCTTATATGTGCATGTATAATTTAATCAAAATGAAGCTTATTGATCAGAACAAACGTCCTAATTGTACACTACTTGCCGTGGCAGCCATCATGGTCGTGGTCACATTGCGTGACCACGACCCAAAATATTATTGTCATTAATCTTCCTTTGTTTCCTGCAAAGTAATTGCATAACCATCAGGATCGGATATAACCAGGATCCTTCCAAACGGCGTTGGATGGACATCCTTCACGATAGAAATTTTGTCACCTTTTTCCGCCAAAAATGCGTCCAGATCGCCTATTCCAAACCATACGGCTACTCCCCAACCGAGTAAATTTGCCTTGGAAAGTTCGATCATAGGTGTTCTGATAGCGAAGGCTGCACCATTCTTTTGCTCAAACACAATGGCACCGGGTGGAGATTTCAGAACTGGCTTAAAATTCAGAATCTCGGTATAAAATTTTCCAGATACTTCAAGATCAGTCACTTGAAGTGAAACAAAGCTGAGTTGTGTTGGTTCTGACATAGATCTAATTTAGTTGTCGCGACTACTAAATTAAAGATTATCTTTACAACCACAAATCTTTTTTAAGCCTGGGATGAATTTTCCGGAACCATAGCCGCCTTATAAAACCTGTTACAACACGCTACAGCAGTAGCCAAAGCCAGATATATTGTTTGGCTGTTAGTAAACGCTGAGCCACGGAATTCATGCACCCGGCAGTGTCAAGCTGAGCGAATTTTCGATATAACACGCGCTGTATCCCCGAAAAGGGCCTGACAGCGGAAATCGGGATATCTGTTAGCTTTTTGTTGTTATCTTCATCAAAAGCTTTTAAATCAGTACTTATGCCGCCTTGACCGGATGCTATTTCTATACGTCTTATCAAACGAGCATACATTTTGAATATCAACTATCATGATAGATCTATCTCATGCTGAGCATCAAATTCGCTGTGTCACGAATTTTCAGGACCTTGTTGCTACGCCATTTAGTGGAGAAATTAATGCGATCTGCTGGTCTCGTAAACTAACAGGTGATTTTTCTGAGATTGTCCAAAAGGTCAGATTAAGCGGAAATATTACAACAATTGATGAAGAGGAACTTCGTGAACTATATTTGAGTGAACAAGGACAAATTGCCCGTGACATCCTTCTAAATGACATGAAAGCATTGGAAGCTCATGGCGCATCGCCCACCCTTAATGTGATCAAGCACTATGAGCGGGATGATGCCTACCCCTTTTTTCCAACTGATGTTTATTCTTTTCATGTAGATCGCTCCCCTATACCAACCGATACCTTTTTATGCACTTACTATGGCGACTCGAGTGAGATATTACCGAATTCACAAGGCATAAAGAAAGTACTCATTCCGGAAATACGTGATGAACTCAAAAAACTATACCATGGACCAGATGAAGGCTTTGAATCATTCTTAAGTGAACATTTCTTTGATCTGCACTATCAGGCTAAACCTGATGCACGTCCTGTAAGCTTGGGCCTTGGTCACCTATGGAGGTTGGCAGTTGATCATCCCCAAAGTCAGGTGCCACCCTGTTTACACCGCGCACCTAAGGAAACATCCGGACGGAACAGGCTGTTGCTGATCTGTTGAATAAGATGATCCAGACGATAACTTGGCCGCTCTCCTTCCATATGCAGATATGACAACCGGTAGGATGAACGTTTCCGCTATCGGTTAGTATCGAGGAAATTACATCCTTTTAGCAGAAAGTTATTGTTGATTGTCC from Chitinophaga filiformis carries:
- a CDS encoding WD40/YVTN/BNR-like repeat-containing protein — encoded protein: MNSYILAFLLLFTVLSSSLLPDRHPDPKKEKAGTGKVVFKSTDGGQSWQDISKGLPENLLEGGVQRNGFFANDKGLYLKVENGFYHNAPNATAPFWAKEIFPYEYSGIAAGKSGRVVGKYWGINLKKADGTSIWSPVFELFAEPRIRSTFETAGGAIFIGTDKGFFKTANNGKTWKHVHTGSLVGHLAEANGVLLAISTGGIIRSTDNGENWAVVSTEGDVAWDVKQIKGGFAAITSDPASNTRRLRTSHDGGKTWQLISADLRDNVVDDSIWRTWNDRPNVKASAVSIIPVGENFICVHRDGIFRSSDKGKTWELLLPAVGDKVFNLLFSGNVIYAIPGKGGC
- a CDS encoding helix-turn-helix domain-containing protein — encoded protein: MKPFILFGSSIIITFILISVVASINKKDEIPEKHLEIVLRNIGHQLLLSAKDSSSRVLPVKKLNENTYQISFQNDFGVISDTLINLVQRTFQKSALANNYIVSLKNCKPKETVLAFEINRQAGNLTPCRGRKLQVGCYVVEIEFFKKTTFNYFLLLPLIIPLSAVGFYVKNKFRKEEEQVAIPDNNDYLQLGNFRFYADNNVLKTEDKSITLSEKETKALQIFAENMNQVVEREKLMKEIWEDKGLVVISRNVDVLVSKLRKKLTDDHSIKFINVPGRGYKFIIE
- a CDS encoding SEL1-like repeat protein is translated as MSHSVYLVNTSSLSGKDRNDIMMMEWGYEMPLLLQPLLISGGIIEDDILYYNAKSGIENLKRFYNFLDTSKSLISNKSIFTACKNKLFKYLEGLEHAYFSLNARDVFNMDEAPHNEQAAIWLADIAYNNAMITRAMDNNDISLLRYDKLKHVSMAFHSFAELLNYPDYSYGWGHINEDVRKEEIYYENGLWGLKNAEGEVLLSAQFDDFYEFSEQGIAVVMKDQKYGYVRRSGEIIVTPEWDEAYDFDHSYLAIVQRNGLLGLINPSGKVVAAPIYENLNKVGYNGHYIAQKNGKWGVLGEDAKVIIDFKYEKIELLHDNVFMLLKDGFYSLTENGEQFDLIVRKAPHQGFAWAIKDKKVYLVDKYGISRANKDLVQQDAESDGYSLYYDEVVRERLLAYTKTPDEETVIDAYTPVEELYNIGVDAYNRQDYQSAIYHYTLAAEKGYGYAMNNLAYIYYMIDGYVDNDSAFYWYEKGAAAGNTNALNGLSLCYQNGIGTAPDIEKAIDLLQQAAEDGLAAAHNNLGFLLIDTDPGQALYHYHQAEELGEPDYGSLGYLYEENGDFETALRYYRKDESEFGAFNQGIFYLRGLGTAKDVKAAIGYFETAADGGYAWGHIELARIYLSEEGFIDKDLAKAHISAAEKAGLEIPDELLT
- a CDS encoding dimethylsulfonioproprionate lyase family protein, which encodes MKNTAISTDINDHIVRKAQKEWQPLVEKGVHYKGISVISLHYDQLKERSTTILLKFEPGASYPYHNHPAGEEVYVLSGEATFENAVLSEGDYLYTPPNFKHAVTTTTGCTLLFVVPEEVEILV
- a CDS encoding DoxX family membrane protein, which produces MNMLQDIASLSLRCALSAGFLSAVASRLGLWGRHSSGWNKFLDYTAQVNSFIPHSLIPLLAVTSTILELTLGVMLLIGFKTNYAALCAALLTLLFALAMTLSYGIKEPLDYSVFVFSAGAFLLATIPYYKLSVDQLLTK
- a CDS encoding helix-turn-helix domain-containing protein translates to MVDIKDFDSIPDLQSPRRVMKYVLVYCETGKVNMTVDEKEFSLNSGQVITITSGQIHRFNGASSAKGFILEFTLDYFGKDDNDIELIFHNGLFCHFAMNEVITVDSNVVGQELRLIQAELIEQPYQYLISVHARIKLILVSINRAKVDRGDEIWKPNALFLKFLEAVRDNFEHNYPVSKFAQLLGTTDMKLNELSKIHAGKTAQHVIYGLITSEAKRLLTYEDLSVKEVAYKLGFNDPFYFSNFFKKQTGISPSQYPV
- a CDS encoding helix-turn-helix domain-containing protein, translated to MKSNMPKIDKLESITEIHRLLGIPGPAHPLISLLDTRDERINLSRLPVRYVTTLYKITFIRKLAGKFRYGQGYYDFDEGSMVFTAPNQIVGSTANYKGNEGYSLIFHQDFLQGFPLAAKIKQYGFFSYATNEALHLSEQERTTVSAVFNIIQEELNNRIDDFSHEVVIAQIELLLSYARRFYKRQFITRRAATSDLLQQFEELLNAYFREEKAIYDGGPTVQYLAQQLNYTPNYLSDMLRSLTGLNAQQHIHEKLIEKSKELLLTTKMTVSEVAYQLGFEHPQSFSRLFKSKTGQSPLEFRAAFN
- a CDS encoding SDR family NAD(P)-dependent oxidoreductase, encoding MENQTTSSIRPVALVTGANQGVGNEIARALVANGYIVYVGSRKMENGEKAAAEIGENAKAIQLDVTRQQTIDAAVERIGSEYGRLDLLVNNAGISHGGTIPKGVEELMLTGRAVNVSLDEVRTVWETNVFGVIAVTQAALPLLRKSASARIVNVSSGLGSLTWISDPQCWARDSFGIVYAASKTALNAVTLAFSLELEKENIKVNAVSPGFTATALNNFQGTDSLEVGSREPIRVALETDGPTGGFTGPEGPLPW